In a single window of the Clarias gariepinus isolate MV-2021 ecotype Netherlands chromosome 16, CGAR_prim_01v2, whole genome shotgun sequence genome:
- the fam193b gene encoding protein FAM193B, producing MARKKSKQVGVGNKEQSLSKSPGGGGDAGAAARSAQSVHTCCLLCHREFNDWGSGLANGLPSHGSKLADAVPALSQALLREAPGRKLADAVPSLSQSLLGEVPLWICQSCRKSVEEEERRAVHDQSMPAPLSHSSSCKSQNCGNGYPEQNSVDWDPSSFLSARKLSGLWNSTHTNTGAHCTHGTATHSQQAGGTAGPTCHDKRTSHESSGTKVCPYSHPASPSATSTATPLSTSAELCKTSAKHFKTMCRRPTPPGEAFHPNEQHQPSADLSVPPNSPTGLSSSQNSSLLPPSAKPPSNQHAPFTPLAPNLGTKHSGTQDKPSTCKNAKLSSSMMGCNHPCNGHNPNGASAASTNTAHLTASTCRDQACKGHKLVNGSSCQQAACEGDEVEDEDSGSERSSCASSSTNQRDGKYCDCCYCEFFGHNAPPAAPTSRNYAEIREKLRSRLTRRKEELPQRQDMDPAVTSAIDHRDVDELLHFINSTEPKRVNSAKAAKRARHKQKKKEKERAQQSGCEQRLSSSPQPEMMDEVEEEERAPDGEAGRLLEWPQLELERVNSFLTSRLEEIKNTIKDSIRASFSMYDLNLDVSDFPKKAASLEGQRLLPHLNGSVPEPQQIDLDLAPLSFKNFKKSVKILQGLTGENNNSSPPPTITPETPAPANITTTTTNTTTTTTIDTTPTPNDTPKDETKNTTGNAAKTKKAKKNQRQQQEQASHEQQANSKPARATSGNQDKSNEVEKGARGGCRVPQQHGEGQKTPSKKLEESKQASKHNGNAAPNGNHHSGSNTQRGKNDNDARNNRSEQEAERKSISNNVVNFQNSQQQQQSKGKNKKNKSKTEKSNSAFDDVFLPKDLDPTEMDEIDREVEYFKRFCLDSAKQTRQKVAVNWSNFSLKKMPSNAAQ from the exons ATGGCCAGGAAGAAGAGCAAGCAGGTCGGAGTTGGGAATAAAGAGCAGAGTTTGTCGAAGAGTCCCGGCGGAGGAGGAGATGCAGGAGCTGCAGCCAGGAGCGCTCAG TCGGTGCATACGTGCTGCTTGCTGTGCCATCGGGAGTTTAACGACTGGGGCTCGGGCCTTGCCAACGGGCTTCCGAGCCACGGCTCGAAGCTAGCTGACGCCGTCCCAGCGCTCTCGCAGGCCCTGCTAAGGGAGGCACCCGGGCGCAAGCTGGCAGACGCTGTGCCGTCGCTGTCACAGTCGCTGCTGGGCGAGGTGCCGCTGTGGATCTGCCAGAGCTGTCGGAAGAgcgtggaggaggaggagcggaGGGCGGTGCATGACCAAAGCATGCCG GCACCGCTGTCCCACTCGTCTTCATGCAAGTCGCAGAATTGTGGGAACGGTTACCCAGAGCAAAACTCGGTGGACTGGGATCCCAGCTCCTTCCTGTCGGCCCGGAAGCTGTCGGGACTCTGGAACTCGACACACACGAACACGGGGGCTCACTGCACCCACGGCACTGCTACTCACTCTCAGCAAG CAGGCGGAACGGCAGGACCAACCTGTCACGATAAACGAACGTCTCACGAGTCGTCCGGGACCAAAGTGTGTCCCTACAGTCACCCGGCGTCCCCCAGTGCCACATCCACCGCTACGCCACTCTCTACCTCCGCTGAGCTCTGCAAGACCTCGGCCAAGCACTTCAAAACCATGTGTAGGAGACCAACTCCTCCag GTGAAGCGTTTCATCCGAACGAGCAGCACCAGCCGTCGGCGGATCTGTCAGTTCCACCCAACAGCCCCACGGGTCTCTCTTCTTCCCAGAATTCATCTTTGCTGCCCCCATCCGCCAAGCCCCCTTCAAATCAGCACGCGCCGTTCACTCCGCTAGCACCAAACCTCGGCACCAAGCACTCGGGCACGCAGGACAAACCCAGCACCTGCAAAAACGCCAAACTGAGCTCCTCTATGATGGGCTGCAATCATCCGTGCAACGGGCATAACCCCAACGGCGCCAGTGCAGCCTCCACTAACACAGCGCACCTAACAGCCAGCACGTGCAG GGACCAGGCGTGTAAAGGGCACAAGCTGGTAAACGGTTCGTCATGCCAACAGGCAGCGTGCGAGGGGGACGAAGTGGAGGACGAAGACAGCGGTTCGGAGCGCAGTTCTTGCGCCTCCTCTTCCACGAACCAGCGCGACGGCAAATACTGCGACTGCTGCTACTGCGAGTTCTTCGGACATAACGCG CCCCCTGCGGCTCCCACGAGCCGGAACTACGCGGAGATCCGAGAGAAACTCCGCTCGAGACTGACTCGTCGTAAAGAGGAGCTGCCTCAGAGGCAGGACATGGACCCAGCTGTAACAAGCGCCATAGATCACCGGGACGTCGATGAGCTTCTCCATTTTATCAACTCCACAGAACCCAAAAGGGTCAACAGCGCCAAGGCAGCCAAACGTGCACgccacaaacagaaaaagaag GAGAAGGAGCGTGCGCAGCAATCAGGCTGTGAGCAGCGTTTGTCCTCCTCACCTCAGCCAGAGATGATGGACGAAGTAGAAGAGGAGGAGCGCGCTCCAGACGGCGAGGCCGGCCGGCTACTCGAGTGGCCTCAGCTAGAGCTGGAGCGCGTCAACAGCTTCCTGACGTCTCGCCTCGAGGAGATTAAGAACACCATCAAGGACTCCATCCGCGCCTCATTTAGCATGTACGACCTGAACCTCGACGTCAGCGACTTCCCCAAAAAAGCCGCCTCGTTGGAAGGCCAACGACTGCTGCCTCACCTCAACGGTTCGGTGCCTGAGCCACAGCAGATCGACCTGGACCTCGCGCCGCTCTCtttcaaaaactttaaaaagagCGTAAAGATTCTCCAAGGCCTGACCGGCGAGAATAACAACAGCAGTCCTCCTCCCACCATCACCCCCGAGACCCCGGCCCCTGCAAACATCACAACAActaccaccaacaccaccaccacaaccacCATTGACACCACTCCTACACCCAACGACACGCCCAAAGACGAGACCAAGAACACCACGGGCAACGCCGCCAAGACAAAGAAGGCCAAGAAAAACCAGCGGCAGCAGCAGGAGCAGGCATCCCACGAGCAGCAGGCGAACTCCAAACCAGCTAGAGCAACATCTGGAAATCAGGATAAAAGCAACGAAGTGGAGAAAGGAGCCAGGGGAGGGTGCAGAGTACCCCAGCAGCATGGCGAGGGCCAGAAAACGCCGAGCAAAAAGCTAGAGGAAAGCAAGCAAGCCTCGAAGCACAACGGTAACGCAGCCCCGAACGGGAACCATCACTCGGGTTCAAACACACAAAGGGGGAAGAATGACAACGATGCGCGTAATAACAGATCCGAACAGGAAGCAGAGAGGAAAAGTATTTCAAACAATGTGGTCAACTTTCAGAACtcacagcagcaacaacagtcCAAAGGAAAGAATAAGAAGAACAAGAGCAAGACGGAAAAGTCCAATAGTGCTTTTG atgatGTGTTTCTCCCTAAAGACCTGGATCCGACTGAGATGGATGAGATCGATCGTGAGGTCGAATACTTCAAGAG GTTTTGCCTCGATTCGGCAAAACAGACGCGACAGAAGGTGGCCGTAAACTGGTCCAACTTCAGCCTGAAAAAGATGCCGTCAAACGCAGCGCAGTAA
- the abhd18 gene encoding protein ABHD18, producing MAVSRLDVLYRRLLLTKLFIQGWGKPEELKRIFEFRKIIGDREKCKNLVPRDYPVSIDKVEDHSDCRIHSGHFISPLEHLVPGILPAESVKASFQFIVPKKWRQHRPVCIHLAGTGDHFFWRRRILMARPMIREAGMASLLLENPYYGYRKPKDQKRSSLKNVSDLFVMGGALIVESAALLHWLEREGFWPLGMTGISMGGHMASLAVTNWPKPIPLIPCLSWTTASSVFTTGVLSRAVNWRELEKQYATHTAYEDEIVHMLEYCGTDSFRMGQDFVRDAPGSFDKLSNMSLSPELLLQHRDARDSLERMLSSSIGGSRTHVSALRGRSASHSVGQHRSLQRESLCFMKGVMDECTHIANFSVPVDPGLIIVVQAKEDAYVPRSGVRSLQEVWPGCEVRYLNGGHVTAYLFKQAVFRRAIYDAFERFVQKYPLLL from the exons ATGGCGGTGAGCCGGCTCGATGTGCTCTACCGGAGGCTTCTCCTCACCAAACTCTTCATCCAAGGATGGGGAAAGCCAGAGGAACTGAAACG gatATTCGAGTTTAGGAAAATCATCGGCGATCGGGAAAAATGTAAGAACCTCGTACCACGGGACTATCCGGTCTCCATCGACAAG GTGGAGGATCACTCGGACTGCAGGATTCACAGCGGCCATTTCATTTCCCCGCTCGAACACCTGGTCCCGGGCATCTTGCCAGCAGAATCAGTGAAAGCCAG CTTTCAGTTTATAGTGCCTAAAAAATGGAGGCAGCACAGGCCGGTGTGCATCCATCTGGCAGGAACAGGAGATCAT TTTTTCTGGAGGAGGCGCATCCTCATGGCCAGACCCATGATCAGAGAGGCGGGAATGGCGTCCCTGCTGCTGGAAAACCCGTATTAT GGATACAGAAAACCTAAAGACCAGAA gcGGTCCAGTCTGAAGAACGTATCTGATCTGTTTGTGATGGGCGGAGCTCTCATCGTGGAGTCGGCTGCTCTCCTGCACTGGTTAGAGAGAGAGGGCTTTTGGCCCCTGGGCATGACCGGGATCTCCATGGGAGGCCAT atgGCATCTTTAGCTGTAACCAACTGGCCCAAGCCAATTCCTCTGATCCCTTGTCTTTCCTGGACCACTGCGTCGAGTGTCTTCACCACT GGGGTGTTAAGCAGAGCTGTGAACTGGAGGGAACTTGAGAAGCAGTACGCCACACACACCGCCTACGAGGACGAGATCGTCCACATGCTGGAGTACTGCGGG ACGGACTCTTTCCGGATGGGCCAGGACTTTGTACGGGATGCCCCAGGCAGCTTCGACAAACTCTCAAACATGTCCCTGTCTCCTGAGCTGCTGTTGCAGCATAGGGACGCCCGGGATAGTTTGGAGCGCATGCTGTCGTCCTCTATCGGAGGCAGTCGGACGCACGTCAGCGCACTTCGCGGCAGGAGCGCAAGTCACAGTGTGGGCCAGCATCGCTCGCTGCAGAGGGAGTCACTCTGCTTCATGAAGGGCGTGATGGATGAGTGCACACACATCGCCAACTTCTCAG TGCCGGTCGATCCCGGTCTGATTATCGTCGTCCAGGCCAAAGAAGATGCCTACGTGCCCCGGTCTGGCGTGCGCAGCCTGCAGGAGGTCTGGCCTGGCTGCGAGGTTCGCTACCTGAACGGGGGTCACGTTACGGCCTATCTGTTTAAACAGGCGGTGTTCAG ACGGGCCATTTATGATGCCTTCGAGCGGTTTGTTCAGAAGTATCCCTTATTATTATAG